The window CAATCTTAACCTTTAATTTCAAATCAATGATCAAAATTTTCCCAACTTGAATAACTTGAGAAAAATCATTTTTCGTCATTTTAGGCATTTTTGGAAAGAAGAGTGAGATTAATACTATGACaattcatatattttgtttattgtttaatgTATTGTCATGATTAATATTCTTAATTCATAAAATGATGACATGTAAAAAGTAAAGTATAAAATTGAAGATAAGATTAAGTGAAATTTATTTATcacatttatataaatttagaaaCATTTTTAGTCTAATATTTTGGAggataaatattttttgtatattttaataatcaaaaGTGTATACAGTGTATCACTTCGCATTTGGACATGATTGGAATTTTGGGTTGTGTTCTTTTTTGGCAATTTAGAAATTCGAAAAAGGCGTGTGtaacataattaatttatttaaattaattcgTCAACGTCGAGGTTGCTATTTTCAATTATTATCAACCCAAAATGATGACAGCAAAGCACCGTGACCGTCCATTCCCTCCCTGTCGAAATCCACCGTGAGTCACATATACCgtgtttttctttattgatcgTTTAAAAAACAACGGTCAAGGCCGACTTTAATTTCTACTTTTAGAAACGACCTAGAAATATAGTTTCCGTACGGGAATTTACTTAGATTATCCCtgatgtaaaaaatataaattagaatCAATAATCTTGTCATCTTATCTTTCaattaatttaaaatgattAGGAACGTAGTTACTGTAAATATTATCTGTTTAGACATTAAAATCATGAAGAAATTTATAAATTTGCTTACACATGAAAATgtgtgaaaattaaaaagaaacttttgaaaaattataattagGTTTTAGATGTTTATCTATCTTATTTTGAGTGATAAAAAAACCGATTATTTTGTTAAAGGCCTTTTGACTATGTATATTATGCGAGTATTCACACTCAAATATACATGTCATCTTTAAAAATATCTATGTGGGCGAGTCTACACGAACCGACTATTTTTGTCAATTGTTGCATGTTCCGTGAAGTGTCAGAAAAAAAGAAATCACATGATAACGTCATCTgaataccaaaaatatttattgtcaaTAAGATGACCCACTAATATCAAACCCCTAAAAAAATAagctaaatttttttataaaaaaaacataaaatatcaagtattaagattaaaaataaaaaaaaagttaaattaaatcaataatcacatattcacatataACTTCTATACTTTGAAAACACATGTTAATTCCGtacatataaatgtatatatttgcAAATATGATGCATCATCTCTAGTTCTCTACATCCTtatcaaaatacaaaatatatcaatatcaattattattatatatatctctctctctcatgATAACCCACCTTCCTTCCACCTCAAATCCATCATCTCCATTATTCTTATTTCTCAATCTAAATCCACAATTCACAAAAATCAAGTCCTTTTTCATGACCTGATGCCGGAATCAGAACACCCCGCCGGCGGCGACGATCAGCCGGAGAAGACCCTGTTCGGAAAATACGAGGTGGGTCGTCTTTTAGGCTATGGTGCCTTCGCAAAAGTTTACCATGCTCGCAATATCCACACGGAGCAAAGTGTCGCAATCAAAATTATTAACAAACAAAGAATTCTGAAAGGCGGTTTAGCGGGTAATATTAAACGCGAAATATCAATTATGCGGAGATTACGTCATCCGAATATCGTACGTCTGATTGAAGTTCTCGCgaacaagaaaaagattttttttgttttggaatTCGCGAAAGGGGGTGAGTTGTTCGCGAAAGTCGCCAAGTCTCGGTTTAGTGAAGATCTTAGCCGTAAATATTTCCAACAGCTGATTTCAGCCGTTGGATATTGTCATTCTCGCGGTGTTTTTCACCGCGATTTGAAGCCTGAAAATTTGTTACTTGATGAAAATTGGAATCTGAAAGTTACGGATTTTGGGTTATCCGCTTTAACGGATCAAATACGGGCAGATGGGTTGTTGCATACGTTGTGTGGTACGCCTGCTTACGTGGCACCagagattttattaaaaaaaggttaTGATGGTGCAAAGGTTGATGTTTGGTCTTGTGGGATAATCTTGTTTGTTCTTAATGCGGGTTATTTACCGTTTAATGATCCGAATTTGATGGTTATGTATCGAAAGATTTATAATGGTGAATTTCGGGTTCCTAGGTGGACATCAAAAGACCTCAAACGGCTTATATCGCGTCTTCTGGATACTAATCCAGAGACGCGAATTACCGTTGAGGAAATTATTAATGATCCTTGGTTTAGAATTGGCTATAAAGAGGTTAAATTTCATCATGATTACCTCGAGTTAAAAGATGACGAAGAAAATGACGAttttgatgagtcatcagaaATATCCACCTCTACGTCCACGTCCATAAGTTCAAATTTAAAAACGATGAACGCGTTTGATATAATCTCGTTTTCCTCCGGATACAATTTATCCGGATTGTTCGACAACAAACAAGAGGACGGGGAACGGTTTTTGTCGACGGCATCTCCGGAGGAAATTATCGAGACGGTGGTCACGGTGGCGGAGAAGGAAGAAATGACCGtggtaaaaagaaaagaatgggGTGTACAAATAGTTGGAGGGTTAAATTGTAATTTTGTAATGAGGATAGAGTTAAAACGGTTAACGGAAGAGTTTGTTATAGTGGAAGTTAGGATTAGAGAAAATGAAGTGGGTCCCAGTTGTAAATTTTGGAAGGAAAAGATTAGACCCggtttaaataaattaatatataaaaataaaaccggACCGGCCGGATGTCGATGACTTGTATTTCAATTATTGGCATTTGCTTTTTGCTTCCTTCTTATCTAACTTCCCATGTGTTGTTTTGCTACATGTGGGCCTAATTATTAAGTTacgaaactttttattttaacaatttaaGTACAGAATAATTTCTTGTACTCTTACATAATTGAGGTTTTTATATTTAGGTTGTAAATCGGATCATTAATAaattactaatacttttgttttgtttgtttgcgTACTTTTGCCATTGATATATCTTAAACCGTTTGACAAGTGTCTTTTTGGATTTAAAAAGTGGTACCACATTTccattttatttgtgtttgattCTAAAAAAGAGGTAATACGAATGAGCTGAACTTTCCGACTTCGCTTTAGTCTTCGTATCGTTTTGATTCTCGTATCGAAAAAGTAGTATCGAATTCTAAGTGAAAGGGAAGCCGGTACTAACTTTTGTTGGTTCTCATATACGTGTATCATACTTTTCATAGGAACTCCTAAAGTATATTTATGCATTTGAGTCTGTTCAGTCGTGCCTATCCCCGATAGTCACTCTCTTCCAGAAATAGGAGCTCAAAATCTTGCAAGCGGGAAAGCTTCTATCTCTT is drawn from Erigeron canadensis isolate Cc75 chromosome 9, C_canadensis_v1, whole genome shotgun sequence and contains these coding sequences:
- the LOC122582276 gene encoding CBL-interacting serine/threonine-protein kinase 14-like; amino-acid sequence: MPESEHPAGGDDQPEKTLFGKYEVGRLLGYGAFAKVYHARNIHTEQSVAIKIINKQRILKGGLAGNIKREISIMRRLRHPNIVRLIEVLANKKKIFFVLEFAKGGELFAKVAKSRFSEDLSRKYFQQLISAVGYCHSRGVFHRDLKPENLLLDENWNLKVTDFGLSALTDQIRADGLLHTLCGTPAYVAPEILLKKGYDGAKVDVWSCGIILFVLNAGYLPFNDPNLMVMYRKIYNGEFRVPRWTSKDLKRLISRLLDTNPETRITVEEIINDPWFRIGYKEVKFHHDYLELKDDEENDDFDESSEISTSTSTSISSNLKTMNAFDIISFSSGYNLSGLFDNKQEDGERFLSTASPEEIIETVVTVAEKEEMTVVKRKEWGVQIVGGLNCNFVMRIELKRLTEEFVIVEVRIRENEVGPSCKFWKEKIRPGLNKLIYKNKTGPAGCR